TCCCCCACAGCCCGAGGCCGAGCTGGTCGTTGACGATGATGACGGATGCGGCGAGCGCGGCGGCGGCGGTCGAGAAGAGCATGACCCACTGCGGGCCGAACCGCGCCGCCAGCCGCGCGGAGACCTGCACGCCGAGGACGATGCCGACGGAGTTCGCCGCGAACAGGAGCCCGTACTGCTGCGGATCGAAGCCGTAGGTCTCCTGGAACAGGAAGGGCGACGCCGACAGGTACGAGAACAGGCCGCTGAAGTTCATGCCGCCGACGATGAGCACGCCGATGAAGACGCGGTCGCCGAGGACGCTCCGGTAGCGCTGCCACACGGTCGTCGCGCCCTTGTCGTGCCGACGCGCGGGCGGCAGGGTCTCGGGCACGAACACGGCGGCCGCGACGAGCATGACGGCGCTGTAGAGGGCGAGGACGACGAACACGCCGCGCCACGGCATGACCAGCAGCAGCGCCGAGCCGAGCAGGGGCGCGATCACGGGCGCGGCGCCCGAGACGAGCGCGAGGCGCGACAGCATGACGACCAGGCGCTTGCCGCCGAACAGGTCGCGGACGATCGCGGCGGCGACGACGGCGCCGGCCGCGGCCCCCGCGCCCATCAGCACGCGGGCGACGAACAGCAGCTCGAGCGTGGGGGCGAGCGCCGCGGCGATGCTCGAGAGCACGTGGATCGCCGTGACCACCAGCAGCGGGACGCGGCGCCCCACCTTGTCGCTGAGGGGGCCGACGATCAGCTGTCCCAGCGCGAAGCCGATCATGGTGCCGGTGAGGGTGAGCTGGATCGCGGCCGACGTCGTCTGGAAGTCGGCCTCGAGCACCGGGAACGCCGGCAGGTAGAGGTCGACCGTGAACGGTCCGAGTGCCGTCAGCGCGCCCAGCAGGATGACGTAGAGGACGCGGCGGCGCGTCGAGATCGAATCGCCCGGGTGGAGGACGATCGGCGCGGTCGCCGGGTCTGATCCGAGCGTGCGGATCGCGCCCGTCGGCGAGCCATGGCGGGGGTGCGGCTCGGGGCTGCGACCGGCGTGAGGAGGCTGATCGGGGGCGTCCGGGCGGATGACCGGATTGGCGGCGGTGTCGAACATGGCGAGTCTTCGTTTCGGCGGCGCGGGCGTCGACACCGGGGATCCCGGTTCAGGCGCGTGGAGGAGGGCAGAGCGGATTCGAATCGATTCGAAGAGTCCATGTTACCGGATACAGCGACCGCGTGGATCTTCCCGCGGCCCGTAGGGTGAGAGCCATGACGTCCGAGACCGCACCGACGCGCCGCCGCCCCGTCGCCGTCACGGTCGCGGTCGTCCTCATCTACCTCAGCGGTCTGCTGGCGACGGCCATCGGCATCCTGATCCTCCTCAGCCGCTACGACGTGCCCGAGAGCGAGGTGCTGACGGTGTCGCTGCTCGGGTCGGCGGTGATCCTGTTCGGGCTCCTCACCGTGTCGGCGGGCGCCAGCATCGCGCGCGGGAGCGCGCTGGCGCGGCTGCTCGTGACGATCTACCTCGGCCTGCAGCTCGTGCTGCACGCGGTCACGATCGTCGCGACGAGCGACTGGGACTGGGCGGGCTTCGTCCAGCCGGCGCTCATGATCTTCATCCTCGTCGTGCTGTGGCTGCCCCCGATGGCGCGCTACTTCGTGCGGGGCCCTGCCACCGCGGCCTCCTGAGCGGGCAGCGCCGCCTCGGAGCGCGCCACCACGCGACGGTGGACGAACCGCACGACCTCGATCGCTCCGATCGACAGCACCGTCGTGATCGCGACGAGCCACGCCGCGTCGCGGCCGGGATCGACGAACTCGAAGAACTCGGTGGCCAGCGGAACGGTGAAGATCACCACGAGCGCGACGAACATCGCGCCGATCACGAGCACCTTGTAGCGGGTCACGGGTCGCGACAGCACCGTCAGCACCCAGATCCCGACGATCGCCAGGATGACGGTGGCCCCGGTTCGCAGCTCGGCTTCGTCGACCCCGAGCGCCAGGGCGCCCTGCGTGTACAGCGTCAGGGCGATCGCGATGATCACACCCGCCGGGATCGCGAAGATCAGCGACCGGCGCAGGAACCCGGGGACGTACCGCTGCGCGTTCGGCATGAGCGCGAGGAAGAACGCCGGGATGCCGATCGTGAGGCCGTCCGTGATCGACAGCTGCCGCGGCAGGAACGGGAACTCGAGGATGAGGATGCCGAAGAGGATCGCGAGCCCCGTCGCGTAGACGGTCTTGGTGAGGAACAGCATCGAGACCCGCTCGATGTTCGCGATGACCTGGCGGCCCTCGGCGACGACGTCGGGCAGGTGCGAGAACTTCCCGTCGAGCAGCACCAGGCGCGCGACGGCCTTGGTCGCCGCCGCGCCGGAGTTCATGGCGATGCCCATGTCGGCGGTCTTGATCGCGAGCGCGTCGTTGACGCCGTCGCCGGTCATGGCGACCGTGTGGCCGCGGCCCTGCAGCGCGACGACCATCCGCTTCTTCTGCTCGGGCGTGACCCGGCCGAAGACCCGGTGCATCTCGAGCACCTCGCCGAGCGCCTCGTCGTCCTCGGGCAGGTGCCTCGCGTCGAACCCCTCGTCGACGTCGAGACCCACCTCGCGCGCGATCGCGGCGACGGTGCGCGGATTGTCGCCCGAGATGACGCGCACCCCGACGCCCTGGCGGGCGAAGTACTCCAGCGTCTCGGCGGCATCCGGCCTCACCTGCTCGCGGAAGGTGAGCACCGCCACCGCTTCGACCGCCCCGGGCAGGCGCTCCGCCTCGACGTCCGCGTCGGTGAGCGCCGCGTCCGAGCGGGCGAGGACCAGCGTGCGGCGGCCGGTCGACGCGAGCTCGACGACCGTGCCTCCGAGCGGGGTCGCCGGGTCTGCGGCGGCATCGCCGAACACCATCTCGGGCGCGCCCATGACCCACGTGCCGACCGGCCCCGCCGCGAACGACACCGCGCTCCACTTGCGCGCCGACGAGAAGGGGACGGATGCCGCGACCTCGAGGGGCGCCGCAACCGGGTACGGCTCCCGCAGGCACCGCGCCGTCGCGTTCGCGTCGGGCGCCGCGCCGTACCAGGCGAGCACCTGCTCGGCATCCGTCGTCGCGTCGTCGCCGGCGAGCGGATGCATCCCGTCGAACGCGATCTCGCCGGCGGTGAGCGTGCCGGTCTTGTCGAGGCAGATGACGTCGATGCGCGCGAGGCCCTCGACCGCGGGCAGTTCGTTGACGAGCACCCGGCGGCCGGCGAGCTTGGCGGCGCCCACCGCGAACGCGATCGAGGTCATGAGCACCAGGCCGAGGGGGATCATGGCGGTCAGCGCCGCGATCGTGTTGACCACCGGCTGCACCCAGCCGCCGTCCGTCCACACCGCTTCCCAGCCGCCGGCCACCATCACCTGGGCGTTGAGCACGAGCACGCCGACGGGCCCGATCAGCCACGCCATCCACGTGAGGACCTTGTTGATCGAGGTGCGCAGCTCGCTCGAGACCAGCGAGAACTTCTTCGCCTCGCCGGCGAACCGATTCGCGTACGAGTCCGCACCCACGCGCACGACCTGTGCGTCGCCCTCGCCGGCGACGACGATCGATCCCGAGAGCGCCTCGTCGCCCGGGCGCTTGTCGACGGCATCCGATTCTCCGGTCAGCATCGACTCGTCGATCTGCAGGGCGCGCGAATCCACGACGACGGCGTCGGCCGGAACCTGATCGCCCGCACGCAGCACGAGGATGTCGTCCTGGACGACCTCGCCCGGCATGATCTCGGCCTCGGCGCCGTCGCGCCGGACCCGCGCGTGGGGCGCGTTCAGCAGGGCGAGGCGGTCCAGCGCCGCCTTCGCCTTGAACTCCTGGTAGCTGCCGATGATCGAGTTCGCGAAGGCGGCGAGCCCGAACAGCCCGTCCTGCCAGCGACCGAGGACCAGCAGGATGCCGAAGCACGCGAACACGATGCCGTTGAACAGCGTGAAGACGTTGGCGCGGATGATCGTCCACGCGCTGCGGCTGGTGTCGGCCTCGAACGCGTTCGCGCGCCCCTGCGCGATCCGCTCGGCGACCTCGGGGGCGGTCAGCCCCGTCGACGGGTCTGTCGGGACGAGGTCGGAGGCGACGGGGGCGGCATCCATGTGTCACACCCTAGAGGCGGACCCGCGCGTGCGAAGCGGCCGAGCGGGATTCCGCGCGCGCTCGCGGGTTCGCGCGGTGCGGGGACGCAGAAGACCCCGGATGCCGAGGCACCCGGGGTCTTCAGGAAAGTGAAGCGAGATTACTTGAGGGTAACCGTCGCGCCAGCCTCCTCGAGCTTGGCCTTCGCCTTCTCGGCGTCGTCCTTGTTCGCGCCCTCGAGAACGGGCTTCGGGGCACCGTCGACGACGGCCTTGGCCTCGCCGAGGCCGAGCGAGGTGAGCTCGCGGACGGCCTTGATGACCTGGATCTTCTTGTCGCCGGCGGCCTCGAGGATGACGTCGAACGCGTCCTTCTCCTCCTCGGCGGCGGCGTCGGCACCCGCACCGCCGGCGGCGGGGGCGGCACCGGCAACGGCGACCGGGGCGGCGGCGGTGACGTCGAAGGTCTCCTCGAACGCCTTGACGAACTCGCTGAGCTCGATGAGGGTGAGCTCCTTGAACGCGTCGAGCAGCTCCTCAGTGCTGAGCTTTGCCATGATGATTCTCCTTGATTGGGGTTTCTATCGCCGCTGGCCGGTTCAGGCCGCGGACTCCTGCTTCTCGCGCAGCGCGTCGACCGTGCGAACGGCCTTCGACGGGAGCGCGTTGAAGACGAATGCCGCCTTGGTCATCGAGGCCTTCATCGCACCGGCGAGCTTCGCCAGCAGGACTTCACGGCTCTCGAGGTCGGCGAGCTTGTTGACCTCGTCCGCGGTCAGAGGGTTGCCATCGAAGTAGCCGCCCTTGATCACGAGAAGAGGGTGTGCCTTGGCGAAGGCACGCAGACCCTTCGCGACGGCGACCGGGTCACCGTGCACGAACGCGACCGCCGACGGACCCTTGAGGCCCTCGTCCAGTCCCGTGACCCCCGCGTTGTTCGCGGCGATCTTGGTCAGCGTGTTCTTCACCACGGCGTACTCCGCGTCCTGACGGATGCTGTTGCGGAGCTCCTTGAGCTCGGCAACCGTCAGACCGCGGTACTCGGTGAGCAGAACGGCGGTCGAGTCCTCGAAATTCTTCGTGAGCTCGGCGACCGATGCTTCCTTCTGCGCCATGGCCACTCCTTGTGTGTACGTCACGCTCCGCGGAGGCGGGGCGTCGACCTGGACCACCGTGCTCCGGGCATGAAAAAAGCTCCGGCGCAAGCGCACGGAGCGGGAATCCCGAGGGAGAATCGTTCGTGACACCTGCGCGGGCCCCTGCATTCACAGAGCTTCGATCGGACCGCGCTTGCGCGCACTCCGATGACCGGCGGTCTTCGGCTCCCTCAAGTGTACGGCCTCCGCCGCCCCCCGCCAAATCCGCGCGTTGACTCATCGAAGATGCCCGCGTAGCTGCATTCGTTGACTCATCGAGGAATGCCCGCTCGGTCCTCCCTCCCCACCCCGCTCATTCCTCGCGCGCTCCGGCGAGTGCATGTGCACTCGCCGAGACGACAGCTTCTGGTCGGGAAGCGACGTATGCACTCGACGACTGCATGTGCACTCGCCGCGTGGCCCGCGGTCACGCGGGCCGGCGGGAGGAGGACGCGATGGGTGGGGTGATGCCGAACGCGGCCAGACGGCGCGCGAGCGTCGCGGCGTCGGCGATGTGAGGGTCCTCGACACGACCGAAGCGCTCCTGCCGCGTTCCGCGGATCCAGTCCTCGCGCCGCTTCTCTGCCAGGATGACGTCCTCGATGGTTTTGCCGTGTCGCAGCGCAGCGTCCCGGTACTTGCCTTCGCCGTCGAACTCCAGGAGTGCCCGGGCTTCCGCGATCCCGATGTCGACCTCGTAGTCGTGGCCGGCCGGCCCCGGCACCGGGACCTGGAGCTCGAAGCACCGGAACCCCAGCTCGTGCAGCCGGACGCGGGTCACACTCTCGCCGGGGAGTTCCGCACGCCCGTCGGCGAAGGCGATCACCTCACGAGCCTGACGGATGCCGCGCGCACCCTTCGCGCCGGCCGCGCGCTCGGCCAGGCGGGCGCGCATCGCCTCGGCGCGTTCGGTGTCGTACCGGCGGTCCGTCATCGCAACACGACGCAGCGCCGCATCCGCCGCCGAAACAGCCGCGGCAAAGGACAGCGTGCGGGCCAGATCGAACACCGTCCGCTCCAGCGACGTGCACCTGACACCGCCGATCACGGCGATGTCGTCATCGCTCAGCTCTTCGGCATGCCGCGCGAGCCCCGGCCGGCTCGGCGCCCGGGCTCCCGGCGGCAGCGCCACATGCACGGCATCCGGGACGTGCCGATAGAGCGGAAGTGCCCACACCGCCGCCGCCGAGTCGCGCACCGCGACGGCGACCGCCCTGTCCATCTCGGCGAAGGCGGCGCTGACCTCGAGGCGGTGCCGAGACTCCGGCCACAAGTCGGCCCACAGGGCGCCGTCGACATATCGGTTGCGCTGCAGGCGCCGAAGGCGTCCGCCCGCAACCGCGGCGCCGATCTGGCGGGCCGTCCTCCCCTCCGCCCGGAGCTGCTGGTGCGTGAGCACGCATGAAGCCGCCTCGTCGAGTCCGATGTGGCGTCGCGGCATCCACTCATGGTGCACCCCGCGACACGCCCGTCACGGACTTGTCCCCACCCCTCCCCCTGTGGAGGAGCCCCCACCAGATGTCGCGTGCATGTGTTCTCGCCGAGGTGATAGCTCGTAGACGGTCGGGGACGTACCACCTCGGCGACAGCATATGCACTCGCCGGATGGGCGACCCGCGGGAGCGGATGCGCGCGGGCAGCGGATGCAGGCGGGGGCGGGTGTCGCGAGGAAACCTGGGGGTGGGGGTGAGTAGGGTCGAGGCGTGACTCCGGAGCTCGCCGCGCGCATCGTCGCGGATTCGCGCGACCGGGTGGCGTGGGTGCGGGCGCGCTCGCGCGGCATCACGGCGACGGATGTCGCGACCCTCACGTCCGAGCGGGCGATCGCGCGTGCCGCCGACGCCAAGCTTCTGGGCTCGGGCTTCTCGGGCAACGCGTACACCGCGCACGGGCGGGCCCGCGAGCCCGAGATCGCGGCGTGGGTCGCGGCGACCCACGGCATCCAGCCGTCGTCGGCGCTCTTCCACGCCGTCGTCGAGAAACGGCACCTGGCGACCCCCGACGGTATCGCGGTCGACGAGGGCGGCCGGGTGACCCTCGCCGAGATCAAGACCACCAACAAGGCGTGGAAGTCCATCCCCCGCTCGTACCTGCGCCAGGTGTGGTGGCAGCAGCACGTGCTCGGGGCCGAGCGCACGCTCGTCGCGTGGGAGCAGCACGACGACTTCGTGCCGGTCGGCGACGAGCCGCGCTGCGCCTGGGTGGATCGCGACGACGCCGAGATCGCGAAGCTCGTGGGCCTCGCGACGACCCTCATCGACGAGCTGTACCGTCGCACCACCGGGCGCGCCGTGCCGGCACGACCCGACGAGCGGATGCCGCAGCCCGCGACGCCGCGCCAGGCCTACCGGGCCCTCGCGCTCGCCGACTGACACCGGCGCGCGCAGCGCGCGGGCTCCGTTCACGCGTTGCGCCTCACCCCACGTCACCCCATCCCGCGTTTCTTCGCGCGAGCCGCGGGCACCTGCGCCCACCGCCCCGGCGCAACCCCCGCGATGCTCGTGCCCCCGCGTGGACCCTGTAGTTGACCCACGTCAAGCATCCCCTTATAGTTGACCAATCTCAAACATTGACCTGAATCAACCAGAGCGCCGACGGCGTCGCTCCCCCATCGCTCCGAAGGACCCCATGTCTGACACCGCCGCCGCCGCCCGGCCCGCCATGTCGCACCGCGAGGTGCTCCAGGCGCTCTCGGGCCTCCTCCTGGGCATGTTCGTGTCGATGCTCGCGTCGACCGTCGTCTCGACCTCGCTCCCCGTCATCGTCCACGACCTCGAGGGAGACCAGGCCGCGTTCACGTGGGTGGTCACCGCGACCCTGCTGACCACGGCGATCTCGACCCCGGTCTGGGGCAAGCTCGCCGACCTGTACGACCGCAAGCTGCTGTTCCAGCTCGCCATCGCGATCTTCGTGCTCGCCTCGGCGTCCGCCGGATTCGCCCAGGACCCCGGAATGCTGATCGCGTCGCGCGCCGTTCAGGGCCTCGGCGCCGGCGGCCTCGCCGCGCTCAGCCAGGTGCTCATGGCCGACATCATCAGCCCGCGCGAGCGCGGCCGGTACATGGGCCTGTTCGGCGCCGTCATGGCCGTCGCGACCGTCGGCGGTCCGCTGCTCGGCGGCGTCATCACGGATGCGTGGGGCTGGCGCTGGAACTTCTTCGTCGCGCTTCCGGTCGCCGTCGCCGCGCTCATCATCGTCCAGAAGACGCTCCATGTCCCACGCCACTCGCGCAGGGTCTCGATCGACTACGTCGGCATCGTGCTGCTGTCGGCCGCCGTGTCGCTGCTGCTGATCTGGGTGACGAACGCCGGCACCGACTACGACTGGTGGAGCCTCACGACCCTGCTGATGGTCGGCGGCGCGGTGCTGGCGACGGCGCTGTTCATCGTCGTCGAACTGCGGGTGAAGGAGCCGCTGGTCCCATTGTCGCTGTTCCGCAACCGGACCTTCACGCTGGCCGTGCTGGCCTCGATCGCCACGGGCATCGCGATGTTCGGCGCATCGGTGTTCCTGAGCCAGTACATGCAGCTCGCGCGCGGCGCGACCCCCACCGAAGCGGGCATCATGACGATCCCGATGATCGCCGGGCTCCTCGTCGCCTCCATGACCATCGGCGCGCTCATCACGAAGTTCGGGCACTGGAAGCCGTACCTGATCGGCGGCGCCGTGATGCTGATCGCCGGCGCTTCGCTGCTGTCGACGATCGAGTACGACACGAACTTCGCCCTCGTATCGCTCTACATGGCCCTCCTCGGGGCGGGCGTGGGCTCGACCATGCAGAACCTCGTCCTGATCGTCCAGAACACCTCCCAGCCCACCGAGATCGGCGTCGCCAGCTCGGGTGTCACGTTCTTCCGCAGCCTCGGCGGCACGGTCGGCGTCTCGCTCATGGGCGCGGCTCTGGCGTCTCGCGTGACGGATCTGCTCGCCGGTCGTCAGGCCGATCTCGCGGCGGCGCTCGCCGGCCTCGGCGACCAGGGCTCCGCGGTCGCCGAGAGCCTGCAGTCCGACACCCTTCCGGCGGTATCGAGCATGCCCGACGCCATCCGCGTGATCTTCGAGGACGTCTACGCGCAGGGCATCTCGCACTCGTTCCTCATCGCCGTGCCGTTCGCGGTGATCAGCCTCATCGCGATCCTGTTCCTGCCGAACACGCCGCTGACGCGCATGACGACCTCCGAGCGCATGCACGCCGCCGAGGCGGATCTCGCGACGGTCTCGACGAGCGAGGGGATGCAGACCCTCACCGCCACCGCCGCCATCCGCGTCCAGGGCCGGGAGCGCCGCGACGTCGAGGCCGCACGCCGTGCCGAAGCCCGCGACTAGGCTCGGCGTCATGTCAGGCGAGGCTCCCGACCCGCGCACCGCCGCGGTGCGCGCGCTCGAGCTCGAGTTCGGGTCGCTCATGGGCATGTTCCGGAGGATCATCGCCGAGAACGCCGATCGGCTGAGCCCCGGGATGCTGCCCGGCGTCTACAAGGTCTTCACCGTCATCGCCCGTCGCGAGTCCATCACGCTGTCGACCCTCGCCGACGTCCTGGCCGCCGACAAGGGGCAGACCAGCCGCGCCGTGCGCGAGCTCGAGGAGCTCGGGCTCGTCCAGCGCACCCCCGACCCCGCCGATCGCCGGTCGCAGCTGATCTCCCCCACGCCGATGGGCCTCGAGCGGCTCGCCGCGGCGCGCGCCCCGCAGGAGAGGTCGCTCCTGGCCGCACTCGAGGACTGGTCGGTCGACGACATCGACGACCTCGCGCGGATGCTGCGCGCCCTCGCCGCGGGCGAGTCGCCCTGACAGCCTCGCGCTGACGGCGCCCGCGACCTTCGCCATCGTTTTCACCGGTGTAACACGGCCGAGACAATCGGGATGTTGACTGATCGCAGAGCAAGCAACGAGTGCTGCCGACGTCGACATGCACTGGAAGGAGCGACCGCATGAGATTCCGGCCGCTGCGGACATCCCGGAACACACCCGACCCGACGGTTCCGATCAGCGATCCCCCCGAGTCGATGACGGCTGTCGTCTTCGACGAGCCAGGTGGACCCGAGGTGCTGCACACCGCATCCGTCCCCGTCCCGACCCCCGTGCTGAGCGAAGTGCTCGTGCGCGTCGTGGGCGCGGGCATCAACCCGATCGACGCCAAGACGCGTGCCGGCAAGGGGCTCGCGGGCGCTGTGTCCCACTTCCCGACCGTCCCGGGCTTCGATTTCAGCGGCGTGGTCGTCCAGGCGCCCTATGAGGCGCATCCGTTCCCGCCGGGCACGGAGGTCTTCGGCATGGCCGCCTACCCGCGCTCGGGCGGCTCGTACGCCGAGTACGTGGTCGTGCCGACGCTGTCTCTCGCCCGCAAGCCCGCAGCCCTCTCGCACGTCGAGGCGGCCGGCGTCCCCCTCGCCGCGCTGACGGCGTGGGGACTCATCGTCGAGACGGCGCGGGCGCACGAGGGTCAGCGCATCCTGATCCATGCCGGCAGCGGCGGCGTCGGTCACTTCGCCGTCCAGTTCGCGGCGTACTTCGGCGCGCACGTGACGGCGACGGCCTCGGGCCGCAACGCGTCGTGGCTGCGCGAGCTCGGCGCGAATGTGGTGATCGACTACACCACGACGAAGTTCGACGAGGTGCTCTCGGGCATGGACGTCGTCATCGACCTCGTCGGCAACGCCATCGACGACACCGGCACGCGCTCGCTGTCGGTGCTCCGGCCGGGCGGCATCTACGTGCTCGTCCCCACGGGCTCGTGGCCCGAGTACGCCGAAGCCGCCGATGCCGCCGGGGTCCGGGCGACATCGTTCAAGGTCATTCCCGACGGCAACGCCCTGGCCACGATCGGGCGCCTGCTCGACTCGGGGGCGGTTCAGGTCTACGTCGAGAAGGTGCTCGATCTGCCGGATGCCGCCCAGGCGCACACGGCACTCGAGGACGGCCACACGCGCGGCAAGATCGTGCTGCGCGTCAGCGACGACTGACGGCGGGACCCCGGCGGAGGCGCTAGGTCTCGGCTCGGCCGACGATCTGCGACGACGATTCGGCGCTGCCCGCCGACGCGGTCGTCGCTCCGACGTCCGCCTCGAGCCCATCGGTGCGTATTCGGATCTCGTCGACGCTGAGCTCTCCCTCGGCCGCCAGCACCCCCATCGCGCCGTCGGCGATCGCGCTGTTGAAGGAGTAGCTGGCGACGAATGCGCCGTCGACCGTCACCGAGACCGACGCGCCCTTCATGACCAGCTGCAGCCGATACGTGGTGCCGGCCGACAGCGACCACGGCACGGCGACATCGACGACCCACCCGCGACCGGGCTCCATGTGCCCGATCTGGATCTGCTGGGTGGCGACATCCAGCACGACGAACTTGACATCGCTGTCTCCGTAGGCGTCGAAGAACACCCCGCCGACGCCGTCCTCGCCGAGGCTCAGGTCCACGGTGAACTCGACGTAGGCGTTCGCCTCGACGCGGCCGCCGAGATCGACCTCGGCCATCGCGGGCGCCGCGGCGGGATCGGCCGAGGCCTGAAGTGCGCCATCGGCGACGCTCCAGTCACCGGAGCGCGCCGGCTGCTCGACGATCCCCGCTCCGTCGTCGAACGTCTCGGTGACGTCGACGGCGAGTGTCGGCGGGAGCACCTGCACCGAGATGCTGTCGAACCTGCCGCGTGCGTTGTCGGAGCCGACGCCGATGAGGCCCTTGTTCAGGCCGACGGCCTCGCCCTCGAACAGGCGCGGCGCGAAGGTGTACGTGAAGGCGGTCTTGCCCGCGACCTCCACCCAGACCGTCGTCCCGTTGACGTAGACCACCAGGTCGTACCACTTGCCGGTCTTGATCCCGCCCTTCACCGACGCCTGGACGACCACGTGCCATCCGGACGCGTCGCGATAGCCCATGACGAGCTTGCTGGTCGAGCCGTCGACTCCCGCGAACTTGAAGTCGGTCGGCGAGAAGTAGTCGAAGATCGTGTACGCGTTCGCCTTCCAGCCGGCGGTCGGCTTTTCCATGTACACGCGGGAGTGGATCTCGTAGTAGATCGGCAGGTACGCGTCGATGTAGTAGACCGCCGAGGCGTCGCCGCCGAGGGACTCCGCCGACACCTCGAGCGCGCCTCCCGAGACCGCGAACGAGCCGCTGTCGGTGAAGAAGGCCTGCATCGACCCGTCGTTGAAGTCGGCCGACCGCAGCACGTCGCGACGTCCGCCCGGGATGTTGCCCGGCTGCGGGTCCGAGGGCCCGCCGGTCTGCTCCTGCCACAGTCCGTGGTCCTGCTGGACGACGAGGCCCAGCTCGCCGTACGGCTCGCCGTTGCGCTCGGCATCCGAGTTCACATCCGCGGCGATCGTCGGATCGGCGCCCTGGCTCGCCGACAGCGCATAGAGGAACTCGAACAGCCACGGCGGCACCTGCCGCGACACCGTCGCAATGCCGAACGGGGCGAACGGCACGATGTACGAGTTGAACTCGCCCACCCAGTCGATCAGGCGGTCGCCGCCGGTGTTGCCGATCAGGATGTCGAGGCCCGCGCCGCCGTACGCACGGTCCTGGTAGAGGGGGTGCGTGTCGGGGGTGTCGTTGGGCGACGGCTGCAGCTTGCTCGCCATGCCGCTGCCGTAGCTGCCGTCGGCGGCGATCGTCATGACGTCGTCGGCGTTGAGCAGGTCGTTGCCCCAGCCGCCGTACATCGTGTCCTGCCCGGTGCCGCCCACGAGCCAGTCGTTGCCGAGGTCGCCGAAGATCGCGTCGGCGCCGTCGCTGTGCGCGTCGCCCCAGCCGATGCACGAGCTGTTGGGCGCGGTCTCGACGCACCCGTTGAGCGTCGGCCCTTCGTCGCTGGCGCCGCTCAGGAACCACGTCAGTCCGGTGCCGTCCTTGTTCACCGAGCCGTCGGCGTTCAGCTCGATCGTGCGGCGCGGGTCGAACTCGTCGTAGAGGGCGAACTCGCCGAGGCGGTCCACGACGTTGTTGTTGTCGTGCCACGCGTCGCTGTCCTCGCCGAAGTGCAGCAGGTCACCGGGGTTGTAGGGGCGCGTCCAGTCGGAACGGTAGGCGTTCGGCAGCAGCGAGCCGTTCTCGTAGACCTGCGTGTACGCGTTCCACACGGCCTCGCCGCCGAGGATCGCATCGTCG
This region of Microbacterium thalassium genomic DNA includes:
- a CDS encoding YqaJ viral recombinase family protein yields the protein MTPELAARIVADSRDRVAWVRARSRGITATDVATLTSERAIARAADAKLLGSGFSGNAYTAHGRAREPEIAAWVAATHGIQPSSALFHAVVEKRHLATPDGIAVDEGGRVTLAEIKTTNKAWKSIPRSYLRQVWWQQHVLGAERTLVAWEQHDDFVPVGDEPRCAWVDRDDAEIAKLVGLATTLIDELYRRTTGRAVPARPDERMPQPATPRQAYRALALAD
- the rplJ gene encoding 50S ribosomal protein L10, giving the protein MAQKEASVAELTKNFEDSTAVLLTEYRGLTVAELKELRNSIRQDAEYAVVKNTLTKIAANNAGVTGLDEGLKGPSAVAFVHGDPVAVAKGLRAFAKAHPLLVIKGGYFDGNPLTADEVNKLADLESREVLLAKLAGAMKASMTKAAFVFNALPSKAVRTVDALREKQESAA
- the rplL gene encoding 50S ribosomal protein L7/L12, with the protein product MAKLSTEELLDAFKELTLIELSEFVKAFEETFDVTAAAPVAVAGAAPAAGGAGADAAAEEEKDAFDVILEAAGDKKIQVIKAVRELTSLGLGEAKAVVDGAPKPVLEGANKDDAEKAKAKLEEAGATVTLK
- a CDS encoding MDR family MFS transporter; translated protein: MSDTAAAARPAMSHREVLQALSGLLLGMFVSMLASTVVSTSLPVIVHDLEGDQAAFTWVVTATLLTTAISTPVWGKLADLYDRKLLFQLAIAIFVLASASAGFAQDPGMLIASRAVQGLGAGGLAALSQVLMADIISPRERGRYMGLFGAVMAVATVGGPLLGGVITDAWGWRWNFFVALPVAVAALIIVQKTLHVPRHSRRVSIDYVGIVLLSAAVSLLLIWVTNAGTDYDWWSLTTLLMVGGAVLATALFIVVELRVKEPLVPLSLFRNRTFTLAVLASIATGIAMFGASVFLSQYMQLARGATPTEAGIMTIPMIAGLLVASMTIGALITKFGHWKPYLIGGAVMLIAGASLLSTIEYDTNFALVSLYMALLGAGVGSTMQNLVLIVQNTSQPTEIGVASSGVTFFRSLGGTVGVSLMGAALASRVTDLLAGRQADLAAALAGLGDQGSAVAESLQSDTLPAVSSMPDAIRVIFEDVYAQGISHSFLIAVPFAVISLIAILFLPNTPLTRMTTSERMHAAEADLATVSTSEGMQTLTATAAIRVQGRERRDVEAARRAEARD
- a CDS encoding HAD-IC family P-type ATPase, with product MDAAPVASDLVPTDPSTGLTAPEVAERIAQGRANAFEADTSRSAWTIIRANVFTLFNGIVFACFGILLVLGRWQDGLFGLAAFANSIIGSYQEFKAKAALDRLALLNAPHARVRRDGAEAEIMPGEVVQDDILVLRAGDQVPADAVVVDSRALQIDESMLTGESDAVDKRPGDEALSGSIVVAGEGDAQVVRVGADSYANRFAGEAKKFSLVSSELRTSINKVLTWMAWLIGPVGVLVLNAQVMVAGGWEAVWTDGGWVQPVVNTIAALTAMIPLGLVLMTSIAFAVGAAKLAGRRVLVNELPAVEGLARIDVICLDKTGTLTAGEIAFDGMHPLAGDDATTDAEQVLAWYGAAPDANATARCLREPYPVAAPLEVAASVPFSSARKWSAVSFAAGPVGTWVMGAPEMVFGDAAADPATPLGGTVVELASTGRRTLVLARSDAALTDADVEAERLPGAVEAVAVLTFREQVRPDAAETLEYFARQGVGVRVISGDNPRTVAAIAREVGLDVDEGFDARHLPEDDEALGEVLEMHRVFGRVTPEQKKRMVVALQGRGHTVAMTGDGVNDALAIKTADMGIAMNSGAAATKAVARLVLLDGKFSHLPDVVAEGRQVIANIERVSMLFLTKTVYATGLAILFGILILEFPFLPRQLSITDGLTIGIPAFFLALMPNAQRYVPGFLRRSLIFAIPAGVIIAIALTLYTQGALALGVDEAELRTGATVILAIVGIWVLTVLSRPVTRYKVLVIGAMFVALVVIFTVPLATEFFEFVDPGRDAAWLVAITTVLSIGAIEVVRFVHRRVVARSEAALPAQEAAVAGPRTK
- a CDS encoding multidrug effflux MFS transporter, coding for MFDTAANPVIRPDAPDQPPHAGRSPEPHPRHGSPTGAIRTLGSDPATAPIVLHPGDSISTRRRVLYVILLGALTALGPFTVDLYLPAFPVLEADFQTTSAAIQLTLTGTMIGFALGQLIVGPLSDKVGRRVPLLVVTAIHVLSSIAAALAPTLELLFVARVLMGAGAAAGAVVAAAIVRDLFGGKRLVVMLSRLALVSGAAPVIAPLLGSALLLVMPWRGVFVVLALYSAVMLVAAAVFVPETLPPARRHDKGATTVWQRYRSVLGDRVFIGVLIVGGMNFSGLFSYLSASPFLFQETYGFDPQQYGLLFAANSVGIVLGVQVSARLAARFGPQWVMLFSTAAAALAASVIIVNDQLGLGLWGTVIPLFLFMTGVGFTFPTVQVLALDRHGKAAGTAQSLIGASNFGVAGVISPLVGWIAKDAGITATTMASVMVGCLLIAVATVLFVIRPRTVAQLAP